Part of the Deinococcus radiopugnans ATCC 19172 genome, CGCCCTGGTGGGCCAGACCTTCAGCGGCGCGGGCGACTTTATCGGGCGGCCCAGCGCGGCGGGGGGCGGCTACGATCCGGTCAACGCCTCGGGCAGCAACCTCGCCCCCAGCAATCCAGCGTTGCGGAGACGGGTTCAGGCCCTGGCCGCTGAAATCGCTGCCCGTGAAGGCGTGCCCGCCACGCAGATTCCCGCCGATCTGCTGACCGCCAGCGGCAGCGGTCTTGACCCCCACATCAGTCCTGCCGGAGCCGCGATTCAGGTGGCGCGGGTGGCGCGGGCGCGCGGCCTGAGCGAGGCCAGGGTGCGCGAACTGATCGGCGCCGCCACCGAACGCGGCCCGCTGGGTCTGGGCGGCGTGGGCGTCAACGTGCTGCGGCTGAATCTGGCGCTGGACGCGGCCGCCCCCGGCACGGGACGCTGACGCCATGCCGGACGCCGATTCACCTTCTGCCGGGCGCTCCCCACAGCGGCTGACCCTCCCTGGTCAGCCAGACGGCCCTGCTGTCACGCGCGGCGTTCACAAGGTGTTCATCGGCATGGCAGCGGGCGTCGGCAAGACCTGCCGCGCCCTGGGCGAACTGCGCGAACGCCTGGACAGGGGAGAAGACGTCCTGATCGGCGTGCTGGAAACGCACGGACGCGCCGGGACCATCCGCGCCGCCGAGGGGTTGCCCGTCTTCCCGCGCCGTGTTCTCCCCTACGGCGAGACCGAACTGACCGAGCTGGACGTGGCTGGGCTGCTCGCCCGCCGCCCAGCCGTGGTGCTGGTCGACGAGCTGGCCCAC contains:
- the kdpC gene encoding potassium-transporting ATPase subunit KdpC, with the translated sequence MTIPSHPADTAPQPGLSTWLRFALLWFVLCGLTYPAVTTLLAGSLFPAQANGSLITRNGQVVGSALVGQTFSGAGDFIGRPSAAGGGYDPVNASGSNLAPSNPALRRRVQALAAEIAAREGVPATQIPADLLTASGSGLDPHISPAGAAIQVARVARARGLSEARVRELIGAATERGPLGLGGVGVNVLRLNLALDAAAPGTGR